One genomic region from Kineosporia corallincola encodes:
- a CDS encoding HAD family hydrolase, with protein MTTELRGLIVDWGGVLTAPLDEAINRWAGLEGIELDAYGAVMRELIGEADSPIHALERGQLGPAEFEQVLAARFRGYGIQIVADGLLARMLEGLQPLSEDMVGLLRRARAAGLRTALLSNSWGEHYPEHLWIGAFDQVVISGRVGMRKPEPKIYLHTAQLLGLAPEACVFVDDMRPNILAAAQTGMVGVHFASYQETVDELEILFGLDLC; from the coding sequence ATGACCACCGAGCTGCGCGGACTGATCGTTGACTGGGGCGGTGTGCTCACCGCCCCGCTGGACGAGGCGATCAACCGCTGGGCCGGTCTGGAGGGGATCGAACTCGATGCCTACGGCGCCGTGATGCGGGAGTTGATCGGCGAGGCGGACTCCCCGATCCACGCCCTCGAACGCGGGCAGCTCGGCCCGGCCGAGTTCGAGCAGGTGCTGGCCGCCCGTTTCCGGGGCTACGGCATCCAGATCGTTGCCGACGGTCTGCTCGCCCGCATGCTCGAAGGGCTTCAGCCGCTCTCGGAAGACATGGTCGGCCTGCTGCGCCGGGCCCGGGCAGCGGGTCTGCGCACAGCACTGCTGTCCAACTCCTGGGGCGAGCACTACCCCGAGCACCTCTGGATCGGTGCCTTCGACCAGGTCGTCATCTCCGGGCGGGTCGGCATGCGCAAGCCCGAGCCGAAGATCTACCTGCACACGGCCCAGCTACTCGGGCTCGCGCCGGAGGCCTGCGTGTTCGTCGACGACATGCGGCCGAACATCCTCGCCGCCGCCCAGACCGGCATGGTGGGAGTCCATTTCGCCTCTTACCAGGAGACGGTCGACGAGCTGGAGATCCTGTTCGGCCTCGACCTGTGCTGA
- a CDS encoding DUF6912 family protein, with product MTRVYVPTTLTALAGTAKRGVLNPDAADTAPLAAHAVTAAIREWYTDDDVESLEFAALSEAAEASLRMIAEDPRAPRRVVLALDVPDRAVRPGGSYRSSVTLEVEVQLSDVVSLHVDEPEAEDVMLTAIAALSAADAGDDDAQFLLEEAGACDLLWYDISELDDLITD from the coding sequence ATGACGAGGGTGTACGTCCCGACCACGCTGACCGCCCTGGCGGGGACGGCGAAGCGTGGGGTGCTGAATCCGGACGCGGCCGACACGGCTCCGCTCGCGGCGCACGCCGTGACCGCGGCGATCCGTGAGTGGTACACCGACGACGACGTCGAGAGTCTGGAGTTCGCGGCGCTGAGTGAGGCGGCCGAGGCGTCGCTGAGGATGATCGCCGAGGACCCGCGCGCTCCCCGGCGGGTCGTGCTGGCTCTGGACGTACCCGACAGGGCGGTCCGGCCCGGCGGTTCCTACCGGTCGTCGGTGACGCTGGAGGTCGAGGTGCAGCTGTCCGACGTGGTCAGCCTGCACGTCGACGAGCCCGAGGCCGAAGACGTCATGCTGACCGCGATCGCGGCGCTGTCCGCAGCCGACGCCGGTGACGACGACGCCCAGTTTCTCCTGGAGGAAGCGGGCGCCTGCGATCTGCTCTGGTACGACATCAGCGAGCTCGATGACCTGATCACCGACTGA
- a CDS encoding DUF2505 domain-containing protein, which produces MRVTADMQFPADPASVFAMLSDQAFQERKVGAVSKGPWDVAVRQEGDSTVIVSHRTLPSDVIPESFRAMVSNPITITQTEKWAPAAPDSSRRGTVDVELSGVPVRLSGTLALIPTADGGCTEQIQGDLKAKIPLFGAKVERAAEPAVRAAIDAEGRIGLKWLAERS; this is translated from the coding sequence GTGCGCGTGACCGCTGACATGCAATTCCCCGCTGATCCCGCCAGCGTTTTCGCCATGCTCTCGGACCAGGCCTTCCAGGAGCGGAAGGTGGGAGCGGTCTCCAAAGGACCCTGGGACGTAGCAGTGCGGCAGGAGGGCGACTCGACCGTGATTGTGAGTCACCGCACACTCCCTTCCGACGTCATTCCAGAGTCCTTTCGGGCAATGGTCAGCAATCCGATCACCATCACCCAGACGGAGAAGTGGGCGCCGGCTGCTCCCGACAGCAGTCGCAGGGGCACCGTCGACGTGGAACTCAGCGGGGTCCCGGTGCGGCTCTCGGGCACGCTCGCGCTGATCCCCACGGCGGACGGCGGCTGCACCGAGCAGATCCAGGGCGATCTCAAGGCCAAGATCCCGCTGTTCGGGGCGAAGGTCGAGCGGGCGGCCGAGCCGGCCGTGCGGGCAGCGATCGACGCCGAGGGGCGCATCGGGCTGAAGTGGCTCGCCGAGCGTTCCTGA